The DNA window TCGTTCTCGGCGTAGCGTGGCTCGGCGAGGGTGCGGGGGGTGCCGCCGCCCGACGCGGGGGCGATCACCAGGTCGCTCTCCTGCTGGTAGTCGGGGTGCTGCCCCGCCGCGGGCGGGCCGGCGCTGTACACCAGCGAGTCCCCGCGTGGCGTCCACTCAGGCGCGCCGATGCCGTACGCGGCGCGGGTGATCTGCACTGGCCGCGCGCCCTGCCGCACGTCCACCACGTACACCTGCCCGTACCGCTCTTCCTCGATGGAGGTTTCGCCCAGGTAGTCCAGCCGGGTGACCACCCGCGGGTCCTGCTCGCCGGCGTTGGCGGCCAGCAGGGCACGGATGGAGGCGAGGGCCGCCTGCCGGTCGCGGTGGATGTTGCGCACCGCCGCCCCGTCTACCCGCTTGCGCGCCGAGTCTGCCCGCACGGAATCGGCGGCCGCGGCCGAGTCGGTAGCCGCCAGCTGCTGCGGCGTGAGCTGCGACATGAAGGCGATGCGGCGCGAGTCGGGCGACCACACGGGGCCGCCGGCGCCGGTGGCCAGGCTGGTCAGCGGCCACGCCTCGCCGCCTTCGGCCAGGGGAAGGATCCACACCTGGCCGCGTCCGCCCTGCCGCGCCTGGCTGAACGCCAGCATCCGCCCGTCCGGCGAAAACCGCGGCGCGCCGATGGCGGCGGCGTTGGTCCACGTCAGCCGGCGCAGCCCCGTGCCGTCGGTGTTGGCGATCCACAGGTCGCGCCGGTAGCGGTTCTCGGCCGAGTCCACCTCCGTCTGCACGAACGCGACGCGCCGCCCGTCCGGCGAAAGCGCCACGCCGCCCGCCGTGCGCATCTGGTACAGGTCCAGCGCGGTCAGGGGCCGCCTCTCCTGCGCGGCACCGGGGCTGGCCGCGAGCGCCGCGCCCGCCAGGGCCGCGAGAACAGGAATACGGATACGCATGATCGTCC is part of the Longimicrobium sp. genome and encodes:
- a CDS encoding TolB family protein, giving the protein MRIRIPVLAALAGAALAASPGAAQERRPLTALDLYQMRTAGGVALSPDGRRVAFVQTEVDSAENRYRRDLWIANTDGTGLRRLTWTNAAAIGAPRFSPDGRMLAFSQARQGGRGQVWILPLAEGGEAWPLTSLATGAGGPVWSPDSRRIAFMSQLTPQQLAATDSAAAADSVRADSARKRVDGAAVRNIHRDRQAALASIRALLAANAGEQDPRVVTRLDYLGETSIEEERYGQVYVVDVRQGARPVQITRAAYGIGAPEWTPRGDSLVYSAGPPAAGQHPDYQQESDLVIAPASGGGTPRTLAEPRYAEN